A section of the Rubritalea squalenifaciens DSM 18772 genome encodes:
- a CDS encoding efflux RND transporter permease subunit → MSSLIQFCLRQKLVVILLLAFFVGWGIRVAPFDWETKIIPRDPVAVDAIPNLGDNQQIVFTPWSGRSPKDVDDQITYPMTVALMGVPGVKEVRSYSYFGFSSIYLVFEEDIDFYWSRSRVLEKLNSLPSGTLPEGATPALGPDATGLGQIFWYTLEGLDPDGNRVGGWDLDELRAIQDWQVRYALQGTPGVAEVSSIGGYVREYQVDIDPDALRSQKITLVQVANAVRASNKETGARNLSINGVEYIIRGVGYVKELDDIRKAVVASRNGTPITVGDVASVSLGPAQRRGALDKNGQEAVGGVVVARFGENPLEVIQKTKANIENLTSGLPQRAVILWDKTTPMEVREFFAELELPESASEKEKTTQLTKYLQSHPRDQWPEWATLSKVTLVPFYDRTGLIGETLGTLNDALYQQILITIIVVVIMVLHLRSSILISAMLPLAVLITFIAMKLFGVDANVVALAGIAIAIGTVVDIGIVLTENILKHLKEADPDESRLEVIQRASTEVASAVTTSVATTVTSFLPVFLLTGENGRLYRPLAFTKTFALSASLIVAITIIPPVAHMLMRRWSKQKESEKRPSLIGKIMKSRSTNLGISIAVAMVVGWLLAGDWAPLGLDRAHLSNFFFVFLIVGSLLFFFWLFQKVYVRVLRWCLGNKVLFLSVPMVLLMLALVIWKGFAPVVSWIPGGTAVAESTFGKDLQNHFPGLKNENRPRLDEGSFLLMPTTSTHADIGEAMDALRQLDEAVSKIPEVTLVVGKLGRAESALDPAPISMFENVIQYAPEFKQDEHGRPIKYRYDEDTESYVYSDQGELIPDESGRPFRQWRPHIKSPDDIWREIEKAAFVLGTTSAPKLMPIETRLVMLQTGMRAPMGLKIKGPDLDTIEKVGVEIETLLKDSGVDGLNPATVIADRIVGKPYLEVIPDREAAARYGLNVADIHDALEMAVGGKPVTTTIEGRERFSVRVRYMREKRDNIEDLQQVLLTAQDGALIPLSQIARVHYVRGPQMIKSEDTFLTGYVTFDKMDDAAQLDVIERVKDYLEKMQEERRLILPPGVSYRFAGSYEEKQEFDRNMRLILPVTLFVIFVILYLQFRSVPTTLTLLTAIAVACSGGFLMLWLYAQPGFLDINLFGANLRDLFQVREVALSTAVWVGFIALFGIATDDGVVITTYLKQSIEKHSPSDKEGIRKAVVEAGARRVRPCLMTTATTLLALLPVLTSTGRGSDIMLPMAIPVFGGMTIELLTMFVVPTLYCWQKELRLKRQK, encoded by the coding sequence ATGAGTTCATTGATACAGTTCTGCCTGCGGCAAAAGCTTGTCGTCATTCTCTTGTTGGCCTTTTTCGTAGGCTGGGGAATACGTGTGGCTCCGTTTGACTGGGAGACAAAGATCATTCCTCGCGATCCTGTGGCGGTCGACGCCATTCCGAATCTGGGCGATAACCAACAGATCGTCTTTACGCCCTGGTCCGGGCGTTCACCGAAGGATGTAGATGATCAGATTACTTACCCGATGACGGTTGCCTTGATGGGGGTTCCGGGAGTGAAAGAGGTGAGGTCGTATTCCTATTTCGGTTTCTCCTCAATCTACCTGGTCTTTGAGGAGGATATTGATTTCTATTGGTCCCGCTCCCGGGTTCTGGAGAAACTCAATTCCTTGCCCAGCGGAACCTTACCTGAGGGGGCGACCCCGGCACTCGGCCCGGATGCTACCGGACTGGGGCAGATATTCTGGTATACGCTGGAGGGACTGGATCCTGATGGAAATAGAGTGGGAGGCTGGGACCTGGATGAACTGAGAGCCATCCAAGACTGGCAAGTACGGTACGCTCTTCAGGGAACACCGGGAGTCGCGGAAGTTTCCTCCATTGGGGGATATGTGCGGGAGTACCAGGTGGATATAGACCCGGACGCCTTGAGGTCTCAGAAAATCACTTTGGTACAGGTGGCCAATGCAGTGCGAGCCTCGAACAAGGAGACGGGTGCTCGTAACCTCTCGATCAATGGCGTGGAGTATATCATCCGCGGAGTAGGTTATGTCAAAGAGCTTGATGACATCCGCAAGGCGGTCGTGGCCTCTCGCAACGGGACTCCCATCACTGTAGGGGATGTGGCCAGTGTCTCGCTGGGGCCGGCACAGCGCAGAGGCGCTCTGGATAAGAATGGCCAAGAAGCAGTGGGAGGAGTGGTAGTAGCCCGCTTTGGAGAGAACCCACTGGAGGTTATTCAAAAGACGAAAGCGAATATCGAGAATCTGACCAGCGGCTTACCTCAGCGTGCTGTAATCCTGTGGGATAAAACAACACCAATGGAAGTCCGTGAGTTTTTTGCTGAACTGGAGCTTCCTGAGTCTGCGAGTGAGAAGGAAAAGACCACTCAGCTTACGAAGTATCTTCAGAGTCATCCTCGCGATCAATGGCCTGAGTGGGCGACACTTTCCAAGGTGACCCTGGTGCCATTCTATGACCGCACGGGATTGATTGGTGAAACACTGGGGACTCTCAATGATGCTCTCTATCAGCAGATCCTGATTACGATCATTGTGGTGGTTATCATGGTCCTGCATTTGCGCTCGTCCATATTGATCAGTGCCATGCTGCCCTTGGCCGTGCTGATTACATTTATCGCGATGAAGCTCTTTGGAGTGGATGCCAATGTCGTTGCGCTCGCAGGGATTGCGATCGCTATTGGTACCGTGGTGGACATCGGGATTGTGCTCACGGAAAATATTTTGAAGCATCTGAAGGAAGCTGATCCTGATGAATCCAGACTGGAGGTAATCCAACGAGCGTCCACAGAAGTAGCCTCAGCGGTGACAACTTCCGTGGCCACCACGGTGACCTCATTCCTCCCAGTGTTTCTTTTGACTGGAGAAAATGGCAGGTTGTATCGACCTCTGGCGTTTACCAAGACCTTCGCTCTGAGTGCGTCTTTGATTGTAGCCATTACGATTATTCCACCGGTGGCGCACATGCTCATGCGGAGGTGGTCAAAGCAGAAAGAGTCGGAAAAACGGCCAAGCTTGATTGGCAAGATCATGAAGTCCAGATCGACTAATCTAGGGATCTCGATAGCTGTTGCTATGGTCGTAGGGTGGCTCTTGGCTGGCGACTGGGCCCCACTGGGGCTGGACAGGGCACATCTGTCTAATTTCTTCTTTGTATTCCTGATCGTAGGCTCGCTGCTGTTCTTCTTCTGGTTATTCCAGAAGGTCTATGTGCGGGTGCTTCGCTGGTGCTTGGGAAACAAAGTTTTGTTCCTCAGTGTACCGATGGTTCTGCTGATGCTGGCTTTAGTGATCTGGAAAGGCTTTGCTCCTGTGGTGAGCTGGATCCCAGGTGGAACAGCCGTTGCTGAGAGTACTTTTGGGAAAGATCTTCAGAATCATTTCCCGGGGCTGAAGAACGAGAATAGGCCAAGACTGGATGAGGGGTCATTCCTACTTATGCCAACTACCAGTACTCATGCTGATATTGGGGAAGCCATGGATGCCCTGCGCCAGTTGGATGAAGCAGTCTCGAAAATTCCAGAGGTGACTTTAGTTGTCGGCAAGTTGGGGCGGGCTGAATCAGCGCTCGATCCAGCGCCTATATCCATGTTCGAAAACGTGATTCAGTATGCACCTGAGTTCAAACAGGACGAGCATGGGCGGCCGATCAAGTACCGCTACGATGAAGACACCGAATCCTATGTTTATAGTGATCAAGGAGAGTTGATTCCAGATGAGTCAGGTAGACCATTCCGCCAATGGAGGCCACACATCAAGTCGCCTGACGACATCTGGCGTGAGATCGAGAAAGCGGCCTTTGTGCTCGGGACGACTTCCGCGCCTAAGCTCATGCCGATTGAAACGCGTCTAGTCATGCTGCAGACAGGCATGAGGGCTCCAATGGGGCTTAAGATCAAAGGCCCAGATCTGGATACCATCGAGAAAGTGGGAGTTGAGATTGAAACCTTGCTCAAAGACTCGGGTGTCGATGGTCTGAATCCAGCCACGGTGATTGCCGACAGGATTGTTGGTAAGCCTTACCTGGAGGTTATTCCTGATCGCGAAGCTGCCGCCCGTTATGGGCTGAATGTGGCAGACATTCACGATGCCCTGGAGATGGCTGTGGGAGGCAAACCAGTGACGACAACCATCGAGGGGAGAGAGCGTTTCTCTGTCCGGGTCCGCTACATGAGGGAAAAGAGGGACAACATTGAAGATCTCCAACAGGTGCTGCTCACCGCTCAAGATGGAGCTCTCATTCCTCTCTCTCAGATTGCACGTGTGCATTATGTGAGAGGTCCGCAAATGATCAAAAGTGAGGACACCTTCCTGACTGGCTATGTGACCTTTGATAAGATGGACGACGCAGCTCAGCTCGATGTTATCGAGCGGGTGAAGGATTATCTGGAGAAGATGCAGGAAGAGCGACGTTTAATCCTTCCACCGGGAGTGTCCTATCGCTTTGCAGGCTCCTATGAGGAGAAGCAAGAGTTCGACCGGAACATGCGGTTGATCTTACCAGTGACACTTTTTGTGATCTTTGTGATCCTTTATCTGCAGTTCCGTTCGGTACCGACAACATTGACACTGCTGACCGCGATTGCCGTGGCCTGCTCAGGAGGTTTCCTCATGCTTTGGTTGTATGCACAGCCTGGCTTCCTTGATATCAATCTGTTTGGAGCTAACCTGCGTGATCTGTTTCAAGTGAGAGAGGTGGCATTATCCACGGCCGTATGGGTGGGCTTCATCGCATTGTTTGGTATTGCCACGGATGATGGTGTGGTCATCACTACCTATCTGAAGCAGTCTATCGAGAAGCATAGCCCCAGTGACAAAGAGGGGATCAGAAAAGCTGTGGTAGAAGCCGGAGCACGACGTGTAAGGCCTTGTCTGATGACCACCGCGACCACTCTGCTGGCGCTCCTGCCGGTTCTGACCTCAACCGGGCGTGGCTCAGATATCATGCTGCCGATGGCGATTCCGGTATTTGGTGGAATGACTATCGAACTGCTGACAATGTTTGTCGTCCCGACGCTCTACTGCTGGCAGAAAGAGCTGAGATTGAAGCGACAGAAATAA
- a CDS encoding class I SAM-dependent methyltransferase → MDLDFSNQHTESDLDTLHTLLDSLLRPYLKSELSNLRILNLACGRADETGVLHRILSPCAAELTMIGVDIRDREIAEANLRWKSLQGAQAAFLVQDASKLHQVDELSQPFDVAFMRHQNFWNGDLTWHRIYDQALHSLKSEGLLIITSYFDREHFLALQAIQSLGAKLVHTIRNPHSRPLPDAPGKSVDRHIAIFKL, encoded by the coding sequence ATGGACTTAGATTTTTCCAATCAACACACCGAAAGCGATCTCGATACACTCCACACTCTGCTGGACTCTCTCTTACGTCCATACCTGAAGTCTGAACTGTCAAATCTCAGGATTCTCAATCTCGCATGCGGCCGGGCTGACGAAACAGGTGTGCTCCACAGAATCCTCTCCCCCTGTGCTGCTGAACTGACCATGATCGGAGTCGATATCCGAGACAGAGAGATTGCAGAGGCCAATCTCAGATGGAAATCATTACAAGGCGCCCAGGCAGCCTTCCTCGTTCAGGACGCCTCAAAGCTCCATCAAGTTGACGAACTCAGTCAGCCGTTCGACGTAGCCTTCATGCGCCACCAGAATTTCTGGAATGGAGACCTTACTTGGCATCGAATCTACGACCAAGCTCTCCACTCACTCAAAAGCGAGGGGCTGCTCATCATTACTTCCTATTTTGACCGGGAGCACTTTCTCGCTCTACAAGCCATTCAGTCATTGGGAGCCAAGCTCGTTCATACCATACGAAACCCCCATTCCCGTCCTCTCCCAGATGCCCCGGGAAAATCTGTCGACCGCCATATTGCCATATTCAAACTATGA
- a CDS encoding phosphotransferase enzyme family protein: MNPFNSVNQDVQSTIETISNEFAIAGEFVEGHEINSGLINTTYIATYEMPSGEVQRYILQRINEKVFKDPLAVMHNVECVTRHINWKVLRVKKDLGGQTLNLYPARGGRFFAVGKGGGIWRCYNYIEGCHTYDIVENTRQAYQAARAFGAFQDLVCDIPVQEILETIPDFHNTPKRYQRLMEVVEKDPCGRLKNVSAEVDFVRQREKVCGRLIALMEEGLLPRRITHNDTKLNNVMIDAETDEAVCVIDLDTVMPGLSLYDFGDLVRTATSPAAEDETDLSKVEMRMPMFEALAEGYMDGCDCLTKTEIDHLVYGGKVITLETGIRFLTDYLEGDVYFKAQREGHNLDRCRTQLKLVERIEEKEEAMNAFVRRVAKGRR, from the coding sequence GTGAACCCTTTCAACTCAGTAAACCAAGACGTGCAGAGCACGATTGAAACCATCAGTAACGAATTCGCGATTGCGGGTGAGTTTGTGGAGGGACACGAGATCAACTCGGGCTTGATTAATACGACCTACATTGCCACCTATGAAATGCCCAGTGGGGAGGTTCAGCGATACATTCTGCAGCGTATCAATGAGAAGGTGTTCAAAGACCCACTAGCAGTTATGCATAATGTGGAATGTGTTACCCGTCATATCAACTGGAAGGTTTTGAGGGTGAAGAAAGATTTGGGTGGTCAAACTCTTAACCTCTACCCAGCTCGTGGTGGTCGCTTTTTCGCAGTAGGCAAGGGCGGCGGCATTTGGCGCTGCTATAACTACATCGAGGGATGTCATACTTATGATATCGTGGAAAATACCCGCCAGGCTTATCAGGCTGCTCGGGCATTTGGTGCGTTCCAGGACCTCGTCTGCGATATTCCCGTCCAGGAAATTCTGGAGACGATCCCTGATTTCCACAATACGCCGAAGCGATACCAGCGACTCATGGAGGTGGTAGAGAAGGACCCATGTGGGAGGCTGAAAAATGTCTCAGCTGAAGTGGACTTTGTCCGTCAGCGTGAAAAGGTGTGCGGTCGTCTGATCGCACTGATGGAGGAGGGCTTGCTGCCTCGTCGTATTACTCACAATGATACGAAGCTGAACAATGTCATGATTGATGCCGAGACAGATGAGGCGGTCTGTGTGATCGACTTGGATACCGTGATGCCTGGTCTCTCACTCTACGATTTTGGTGATTTGGTGAGAACGGCAACCAGCCCGGCGGCAGAGGATGAGACAGATCTCAGCAAGGTGGAGATGAGAATGCCGATGTTCGAAGCATTGGCTGAGGGCTATATGGACGGGTGTGACTGCCTGACCAAAACTGAAATCGACCACCTAGTCTACGGTGGTAAAGTGATCACTCTAGAGACAGGTATTCGTTTCTTGACCGATTACCTTGAGGGGGATGTTTATTTCAAAGCTCAGAGGGAAGGTCACAACTTGGATCGCTGCCGTACCCAGTTAAAACTCGTGGAACGCATCGAGGAAAAAGAAGAAGCCATGAACGCCTTTGTGCGCAGAGTGGCCAAAGGAAGGCGGTAA
- a CDS encoding type II secretion system protein, giving the protein MSPQSLNASASRRGVTIIELTIIVAVIILLVSTLIMAGKYYINHSNRSACITNLNQIHKAIRSTQNVGQLSIGSPLAMQDLVGADKALPKMPVCPQSSGSYTLANTILPHGEVMVFCQEYDSGVGSVDSSLEHSPPAGISW; this is encoded by the coding sequence ATGTCCCCCCAATCCCTGAATGCTTCCGCATCACGCAGAGGTGTAACTATCATCGAGCTAACCATCATTGTCGCTGTAATCATTTTACTGGTTTCAACTTTGATTATGGCTGGAAAATATTACATCAATCACTCCAATCGCTCGGCATGCATCACCAATTTGAATCAAATCCATAAAGCGATTCGTTCGACTCAAAATGTAGGCCAGCTATCCATAGGCTCACCTCTTGCCATGCAAGATCTCGTGGGTGCCGATAAAGCACTTCCTAAAATGCCTGTATGCCCCCAATCATCAGGAAGCTATACTCTAGCCAACACAATTCTACCTCATGGTGAAGTCATGGTCTTCTGCCAAGAATATGATTCTGGAGTAGGCTCAGTAGATAGCAGTCTAGAACATAGCCCACCTGCGGGTATTTCTTGGTAG
- a CDS encoding DUF1501 domain-containing protein produces the protein MNEITRRRFITNAAKSYLGVTVLPMLGSTIASPAFAKSTANGAGKADHVIFLNMAGGMSHIDTFDPKPNKKEIQGPVESIATAADGIQITQYLPETAKVMNHACVINSMTSKQGAHEQGQYMLHRSYAMRGTISHPSLGAWVNKLKGRKNPDIPGFVSIGGSPDQASGGFFGARYSGVPLGRPDQGLKNSTRAHTCSEDDFNRRLALADTLNKNFHDQFSHPTIKEYDNLYEEAIRLMQSKDLKAFDINKEPETLKNDYGKNHFGQGCLLARRLVEHGVRFVEVTLGGWDTHYDNFTSVEARCQILDIAYATLIKDLHSRGLLQNTLVVLATEFGRSPEIVAEHQNGRDHYPAAYSCVLAGGGIKGGTSYGRTDSKGLRVKDKPVEPKQLNATIAHALGIPTNEKIHSPSGRPFTIGNNSSPVVEIFA, from the coding sequence ATGAACGAGATCACCCGACGCAGATTTATAACCAATGCCGCCAAGTCCTACCTGGGCGTTACAGTGCTTCCCATGCTAGGCTCTACCATCGCATCTCCGGCATTTGCCAAGTCAACGGCCAATGGTGCAGGTAAAGCAGACCATGTCATCTTTCTCAACATGGCTGGAGGCATGTCGCACATCGACACCTTCGACCCCAAGCCTAACAAAAAGGAAATCCAAGGACCTGTCGAGAGCATCGCTACTGCCGCCGATGGCATTCAGATCACACAATACCTCCCTGAGACTGCCAAAGTAATGAACCACGCCTGTGTGATCAACTCGATGACATCCAAGCAAGGTGCCCACGAACAAGGTCAGTACATGCTTCACCGTTCCTATGCCATGCGCGGCACGATTAGCCATCCATCTCTTGGAGCCTGGGTAAACAAGCTTAAAGGCAGGAAAAATCCTGACATTCCGGGCTTTGTCTCGATTGGTGGCTCACCCGATCAAGCCTCTGGTGGGTTCTTCGGCGCTAGATACTCTGGTGTCCCCTTGGGCCGTCCAGACCAAGGTCTCAAAAACTCCACACGCGCGCATACTTGTAGTGAAGATGATTTCAATCGCCGGCTAGCTCTGGCAGACACTTTGAACAAAAACTTCCACGACCAGTTTTCCCACCCCACAATCAAGGAGTACGACAACCTCTATGAAGAGGCTATAAGATTGATGCAATCTAAAGACCTCAAAGCATTTGATATCAATAAGGAACCCGAAACGCTCAAGAACGACTATGGGAAAAATCACTTTGGTCAGGGATGCTTGCTAGCCAGAAGACTGGTCGAACACGGGGTACGCTTTGTCGAAGTCACCTTGGGAGGCTGGGATACTCACTATGACAACTTCACCTCAGTGGAAGCACGCTGCCAGATATTAGACATAGCCTATGCCACTTTGATCAAGGACCTTCACTCTCGAGGACTTCTCCAGAACACCTTGGTCGTTCTGGCTACCGAGTTCGGGCGTTCGCCAGAGATCGTTGCGGAGCATCAGAACGGCAGAGACCACTATCCTGCAGCCTATTCTTGTGTACTAGCAGGAGGTGGAATCAAAGGAGGCACCTCCTACGGCCGAACAGATTCAAAAGGCCTCAGAGTCAAGGATAAGCCGGTAGAACCAAAGCAGCTCAATGCAACTATTGCACACGCTTTGGGTATCCCAACTAATGAAAAAATTCATTCTCCGTCAGGGAGGCCATTCACCATTGGCAATAACTCATCGCCTGTTGTTGAGATCTTTGCATGA
- a CDS encoding DUF1549 domain-containing protein — protein MLRSSLMQPVKCLLSALLGASLMLSVYGQNKKISPGSREHMEAAAHKIDQHVAALFKRKQLTVPDGISDEIFLRRTALVVAGRIPTFDESVAFLESSSPDKRKLLINYYMASPGYRSSVTNWLFDLLRVQENFTRRGASAAAYIDFLRESIAYNKPWDKLTSELITAEGSIWEDGAVGYYIRDKGMPLDNLANTMRTFTGTRMECAQCHDHPYEDWERRDYFRLAAFSNKQSEINGQSYRELYRSLNKEDNRKNPKYQLLRQLGDSIYYTSLENPGSGRIKLPSDYQYRDADPGEWVGARTPFGKMIRMSDRRDAEDGKKRFSEWLVSPENPRFASVIVNRMWKRIMGTGLYEPVDEYVEPEKTASPELTRFLIKLMQDLDYDLQKFQHVLLLTRTYTFSTSPDLRDPSVAYDFHGRQLQRMSAEQVWDSLVTLTSEHPDQLPSRTFSKAIYLNGKQLNLEGKNMATLSREILSLDSADKLEKYLDKLIAEAEDSKGKQDRMMNGGSRPGPASGLARASELPTPAPAGHFLREFGQSDRLLVDSSSREPNVGQILDTLNGQVETMVVSNESAALNKRLSSYSSPEDKIRVIFLSILSRTPTALEMDIMKEEVAQTGDKAYPNIISALLLTREFLFVQ, from the coding sequence ATGCTACGCTCCTCACTCATGCAGCCAGTAAAATGCCTACTCTCAGCTTTGCTTGGAGCCAGCCTAATGCTGTCTGTCTACGGTCAAAACAAGAAGATTAGTCCAGGCAGCAGGGAGCACATGGAGGCTGCTGCACATAAGATCGACCAGCATGTCGCAGCTCTCTTCAAAAGAAAGCAGCTCACTGTGCCCGATGGTATTTCAGATGAAATTTTTCTGCGTCGCACCGCACTTGTTGTTGCTGGACGTATCCCCACCTTCGATGAATCTGTCGCATTCTTGGAATCCAGCTCACCAGACAAGCGCAAACTGCTCATCAACTATTACATGGCAAGCCCCGGATACCGCTCATCCGTGACGAACTGGCTATTCGACTTACTCAGAGTCCAAGAGAATTTCACCAGACGTGGAGCTTCGGCTGCTGCCTATATCGATTTTCTCAGAGAATCCATTGCCTACAACAAGCCCTGGGACAAGCTCACGAGCGAACTCATCACCGCTGAAGGATCAATCTGGGAGGACGGAGCAGTAGGCTACTACATCAGAGACAAAGGCATGCCTCTGGATAACTTGGCCAATACCATGCGTACTTTTACCGGCACCCGCATGGAATGCGCTCAGTGTCACGACCACCCCTACGAAGACTGGGAGAGAAGAGACTATTTCCGACTAGCCGCATTCTCGAACAAGCAATCTGAAATCAACGGGCAATCCTACAGGGAACTCTACCGATCACTCAACAAAGAGGATAATCGCAAAAACCCCAAGTACCAGCTACTCCGTCAACTGGGAGATTCCATCTACTATACCTCACTCGAAAATCCAGGTTCAGGCCGAATCAAATTACCCAGTGACTATCAATACCGCGATGCTGACCCTGGTGAATGGGTGGGTGCTCGCACACCCTTTGGAAAAATGATCCGGATGTCTGACCGGCGCGATGCTGAAGATGGCAAAAAACGCTTTTCCGAGTGGCTGGTTTCCCCTGAAAACCCACGCTTTGCCTCCGTGATCGTAAATCGCATGTGGAAGAGAATCATGGGCACAGGACTATACGAACCCGTCGATGAGTATGTAGAGCCAGAGAAAACGGCATCACCTGAACTCACCCGCTTCTTGATCAAGTTAATGCAAGACTTGGATTACGATTTGCAAAAATTCCAGCACGTCCTTCTGCTCACGCGCACCTACACTTTCTCCACTAGCCCAGACCTTAGAGATCCGTCTGTGGCCTATGATTTTCACGGAAGGCAACTGCAACGTATGAGCGCGGAGCAGGTCTGGGACTCACTGGTCACTCTCACGAGCGAGCACCCGGATCAGCTACCCAGCCGTACATTCTCCAAAGCCATCTATCTAAATGGCAAGCAGCTTAATCTAGAAGGTAAAAACATGGCTACGCTAAGCAGGGAAATACTCTCTCTGGATAGCGCCGACAAACTCGAAAAGTATCTCGATAAACTCATCGCTGAAGCCGAAGACAGCAAGGGCAAACAAGATAGGATGATGAACGGTGGTTCCCGCCCCGGACCGGCATCAGGGCTAGCCAGAGCCTCGGAACTCCCCACCCCGGCACCTGCTGGTCATTTCCTCAGGGAGTTCGGACAATCCGACCGACTCCTTGTCGACTCATCCAGCCGCGAACCAAACGTTGGCCAAATTCTTGATACCCTCAATGGTCAGGTGGAAACTATGGTCGTCTCAAACGAATCCGCTGCCCTTAATAAAAGATTATCTTCCTACTCAAGTCCAGAAGACAAAATCAGAGTGATCTTTCTCTCCATTCTCTCCCGCACTCCAACCGCTCTGGAGATGGACATCATGAAAGAGGAAGTCGCCCAGACTGGGGACAAAGCCTACCCTAACATCATTTCAGCCCTGTTACTCACCAGAGAATTTCTCTTCGTCCAATAA